A stretch of Pseudomonas sp. LRP2-20 DNA encodes these proteins:
- a CDS encoding TlpA family protein disulfide reductase: MLTVTLGPLTMALNHLLMLAALGVACLVGWWVARRGGESPESALFNLFLIGLLCARLGFVLAYWPMYRDDLLQVIDIRDGGFLLWSGLVGIVLATLWQGWRQPALRRPLGWALFSGALFWGLSSLGSHLYSKGTALPELSLRNAAGQSVALHSYRGKPLVINIWATWCPPCRREMPVLQQAQGEYPHVTFIFVNQGETPENVTTFLATTGLSLTHVLFDGTGVLAQRVGSMALPTTLFYDADGRLIGSHLGELSRASLRHALEPFARAKAPAPAAQGN; the protein is encoded by the coding sequence ATGCTGACGGTAACCCTCGGCCCACTGACCATGGCGCTCAACCACCTGCTGATGCTCGCCGCCCTCGGCGTGGCCTGCCTGGTTGGCTGGTGGGTCGCCCGGCGGGGCGGCGAAAGCCCGGAATCGGCGCTGTTCAACCTGTTCCTGATCGGCCTGCTGTGCGCCCGCCTGGGTTTCGTATTGGCCTACTGGCCGATGTACCGCGACGACCTGCTGCAGGTCATCGACATCCGTGACGGCGGTTTCCTGCTCTGGTCGGGCCTGGTCGGCATCGTCCTCGCCACCCTCTGGCAGGGCTGGCGCCAGCCTGCCTTGCGTCGCCCGCTGGGCTGGGCACTGTTCAGCGGTGCGCTGTTCTGGGGCCTGAGCAGCCTGGGCAGCCACCTGTACAGCAAGGGCACCGCCTTGCCCGAGCTGAGCCTGCGCAATGCCGCTGGCCAGTCCGTGGCGTTGCACAGCTACCGTGGCAAGCCGCTGGTGATCAATATCTGGGCCACCTGGTGCCCGCCATGCCGCCGGGAAATGCCAGTGCTGCAGCAGGCCCAGGGCGAGTACCCCCACGTGACCTTCATCTTCGTCAACCAGGGTGAAACGCCCGAGAACGTCACCACCTTCCTGGCCACCACTGGTCTGAGCCTGACCCACGTGCTTTTCGACGGCACCGGCGTGCTGGCCCAGCGGGTTGGCTCGATGGCCCTGCCCACCACCTTGTTCTACGACGCCGACGGCCGCCTGATCGGCAGCCACCTCGGCGAGCTGTCGCGGGCCAGCCTGCGCCATGCCCTGGAACCTTTCGCGCGGGCCAAGGCGCCCGCCCCTGCCGCACAAGGAAACTGA
- the dsbG gene encoding thiol:disulfide interchange protein DsbG has protein sequence MRLTALLPLSLALLAAPLVQAEELPKAIQQLQAKGAEIKGSFDAPNGLRGYAAEYQNNALALYLTPDGKHVLVGSLFDEQGKDLSAEPLQKLVYAPMSKEIWAKMEKTAWIADGKDSAPRKVYLFSDPNCPYCNMFWEQARPWVESGKVQLRHIMVGIIREDSPGKSAALLAAKDPAKALHEHEKAGKASALRPLDKVPDAVQQKLAANMALMEEMGLQATPAIFYQDEQGNLQSQQGAPRPELLGKILGKR, from the coding sequence ATGCGATTGACTGCCCTGCTACCCCTGTCCCTGGCCCTGCTGGCCGCCCCGCTGGTGCAGGCCGAAGAACTGCCCAAGGCGATCCAGCAACTGCAAGCCAAGGGCGCCGAAATCAAGGGCAGCTTCGATGCCCCCAACGGCCTGCGCGGCTACGCCGCCGAATACCAGAACAATGCCCTGGCCCTGTACCTGACCCCGGACGGCAAGCACGTGCTGGTCGGCAGCCTGTTCGACGAACAGGGCAAGGACCTCAGCGCCGAGCCGCTGCAGAAGCTGGTGTACGCGCCGATGAGCAAGGAGATCTGGGCGAAGATGGAGAAAACCGCCTGGATCGCCGATGGCAAGGACAGTGCGCCGCGCAAGGTGTACCTGTTCAGCGACCCCAACTGCCCGTACTGCAACATGTTCTGGGAACAGGCGCGGCCCTGGGTGGAGTCGGGCAAGGTGCAGTTGCGCCATATCATGGTCGGCATCATCCGCGAAGACAGCCCGGGCAAGTCGGCGGCACTGTTGGCAGCCAAGGACCCGGCCAAGGCGTTGCATGAGCACGAGAAAGCGGGCAAGGCGAGTGCCTTGAGGCCGCTGGACAAAGTGCCGGATGCCGTGCAGCAGAAGCTGGCGGCGAACATGGCACTGATGGAGGAGATGGGGCTGCAGGCGACCCCGGCGATCTTCTATCAGGATGAGCAGGGCAACCTGCAGAGCCAGCAAGGCGCACCGCGGCCAGAGCTGCTTGGCAAGATTCTCGGCAAGCGCTGA
- the dsbD gene encoding protein-disulfide reductase DsbD, which translates to MRIVLLFLTFLLAGPLQANPFDVKPDFLPVNQAFVLTHDRQADGQMRLFFQIKQGYYLYQKRLKFDGLPPDQQPQLPPALNHHDEFFGDSAVYRDQLELLIPANAQGQLRLGWQGCADAGLCYPPQTTAIDLGGSVTPASEQASDQALASGLQSASLAWSLLAFFGLGLLLAFTPCSLPMLPILAGLVLGNGASARRGWLLAGVYVLSMALVYAALGVVAALLGASLQAWLQQPWLLGSLAGLFILLALPMFGAFELQLPAALRDRLDRAGQGTRGGNLYGAALLGALSGLLLGPCMTAPLAGALLYIAQSGDVLQGALVLFSLGLGMGVPLLLLVTLGNRYLPRPGAWMNRVKGIFGFVFLAMALYTVRSLLAAPVVLALSGAWLIALGWASWPALQRLPALRAVPLLGALWGGLLLVGAAAGGDDLWQPLRPFAGGPAPAAVQKADEHFVTVSSPEALQRELDAAKARGQWVMVDYYADWCVSCKVMEKQVFSRPDIQASLAGVHLLRLDVTADSAASRALLQRYQVPGPPSIIWLGPEGEERRARRITGEVDAAAFLQHWTQTRSQG; encoded by the coding sequence GTGCTGACCCACGACCGCCAGGCCGACGGCCAGATGCGCCTGTTCTTCCAGATCAAACAGGGTTACTACCTGTACCAGAAGCGCCTCAAGTTCGACGGTTTGCCCCCCGACCAACAGCCGCAACTGCCGCCGGCACTGAACCACCACGACGAGTTCTTCGGTGACAGCGCGGTGTACCGCGACCAGCTGGAACTGCTGATCCCGGCCAATGCCCAAGGCCAGTTGCGCCTGGGCTGGCAGGGCTGCGCCGACGCCGGCCTGTGCTACCCGCCGCAAACCACCGCCATCGACCTGGGTGGCAGCGTGACGCCGGCCTCCGAGCAAGCCAGCGACCAGGCCCTGGCCAGCGGCCTGCAGAGCGCCAGCCTGGCCTGGAGCCTGCTGGCGTTCTTCGGCCTGGGCCTGTTGCTGGCCTTCACCCCCTGCTCGTTGCCAATGCTGCCGATCCTTGCCGGCCTGGTCCTGGGCAACGGTGCCAGTGCCCGGCGTGGCTGGCTGCTGGCCGGGGTCTATGTGCTGAGCATGGCGCTGGTGTACGCGGCCCTGGGCGTGGTCGCCGCGCTGCTGGGCGCGAGCCTGCAGGCGTGGCTGCAGCAACCCTGGCTGCTGGGCAGCCTGGCCGGTTTGTTCATCCTCCTCGCCCTGCCGATGTTCGGCGCCTTCGAACTACAGCTGCCGGCAGCCCTGCGCGATCGCCTGGACCGCGCCGGCCAAGGCACCCGCGGCGGCAACCTGTACGGTGCAGCGTTGCTCGGCGCGCTGTCCGGCCTGCTGCTCGGCCCGTGCATGACGGCGCCACTGGCGGGTGCACTGCTGTACATCGCGCAGAGTGGCGATGTGCTGCAAGGCGCACTGGTGCTGTTCAGCCTCGGCCTGGGCATGGGCGTGCCGCTGCTGTTGCTGGTGACCCTAGGCAACCGCTACCTGCCGCGCCCTGGGGCCTGGATGAACCGGGTCAAGGGTATTTTTGGTTTCGTGTTCCTGGCCATGGCCCTGTACACGGTGCGCAGCCTGCTTGCCGCGCCTGTGGTACTGGCCCTGAGCGGCGCCTGGCTGATTGCCCTGGGCTGGGCCAGCTGGCCGGCGCTGCAGCGCTTGCCAGCACTGCGCGCGGTACCCTTGCTGGGCGCATTGTGGGGTGGCTTGCTGCTGGTCGGCGCGGCTGCAGGTGGTGATGACCTGTGGCAACCGTTGCGGCCGTTCGCTGGCGGTCCAGCACCCGCCGCGGTACAAAAGGCCGACGAACACTTCGTCACGGTCAGCAGCCCTGAGGCCTTGCAACGCGAGCTCGATGCCGCGAAGGCCCGCGGCCAGTGGGTCATGGTCGACTATTACGCCGACTGGTGCGTGTCGTGCAAGGTCATGGAAAAGCAGGTGTTCTCCCGCCCCGACATCCAAGCGAGCCTGGCCGGCGTGCACCTGCTGCGCCTGGACGTGACCGCCGACTCCGCGGCCAGCCGCGCCCTGCTGCAGCGCTACCAGGTACCTGGCCCACCCAGCATCATCTGGCTCGGCCCGGAAGGCGAAGAACGTCGCGCACGGCGCATCACGGGTGAGGTGGATGCCGCTGCGTTCCTGCAACACTGGACCCAGACCCGGAGCCAAGGCTGA